From Butyricimonas paravirosa, one genomic window encodes:
- a CDS encoding RagB/SusD family nutrient uptake outer membrane protein produces MKLWNIIWIGVVLVCGVGCSDFLDVQPKDKQSEEQLFSTRGGFYTAVNGIYNKVASTALYGKNLSYELVDVISKRYAPLQSNTYLTALSTFDYTETSVQTGLSNTWTAAYNTILNCNVVLDNLEKSDGVLLPPEYRMLKGEMLALRAFLHFDMLRLFGPVYKLHPEMESIPYNESSRVSALPLLTADSVMHEKILRDLDVAESLLADSDPVIENGPMASQEGDLDVYLRYRQLRMNYYAVLALKARGYLYAGENTKALAVARKLLTDPKVDEHFPAVDPNKLLANQDNPDRVFSTEVLAGIYVKDRADIHTTYFSSEQAGTNYLHPRKNYVNTNLFAEETQDYRFQSWWRTASNESEGGYDFIKYEEIAKPTQAGESEYFYAVFMSLIRLSEVYYIAAECEPVLADKYGWLNKIRERRGLSTLTVVSDEDFMKRLRTEYLREFMGEGQIFFMYKRLYAHLLSDENGNDANAYEAREERYVLPLPSGEIANR; encoded by the coding sequence ATGAAATTATGGAATATCATTTGGATCGGGGTTGTACTCGTTTGTGGTGTAGGATGTTCGGATTTTCTGGATGTTCAGCCCAAGGATAAACAGTCTGAGGAACAGTTGTTTTCGACGAGAGGAGGATTCTACACGGCGGTAAACGGGATATATAACAAGGTGGCCTCCACGGCTCTTTACGGGAAAAATCTTTCTTACGAGTTGGTGGATGTGATCTCGAAACGGTACGCACCGTTACAATCAAACACGTACTTGACAGCGTTGAGTACCTTCGATTACACGGAGACTTCGGTGCAGACCGGATTATCGAACACGTGGACTGCGGCTTACAACACGATTTTGAATTGTAATGTGGTGTTGGATAATCTTGAAAAGAGTGATGGCGTGTTGTTGCCTCCTGAATACCGGATGTTGAAAGGAGAAATGCTGGCTCTCCGTGCCTTTTTGCATTTTGATATGTTACGTTTGTTCGGTCCGGTTTACAAACTTCATCCGGAGATGGAGTCAATCCCTTACAACGAATCATCGAGAGTGTCAGCCTTACCTTTATTGACAGCCGATTCGGTGATGCATGAAAAAATTCTACGGGATTTGGATGTGGCCGAGAGTTTATTGGCGGATAGTGACCCGGTGATAGAAAACGGACCGATGGCGTCGCAGGAGGGGGATTTGGATGTTTACCTGCGCTATCGCCAGTTACGGATGAATTATTATGCCGTGTTGGCATTGAAAGCGAGGGGGTACCTGTATGCAGGTGAAAATACAAAAGCCTTGGCAGTAGCTCGTAAGTTATTGACGGATCCGAAGGTGGATGAACATTTCCCGGCCGTAGATCCCAATAAACTGCTGGCGAATCAGGATAATCCGGACCGGGTGTTCTCGACGGAAGTGCTGGCAGGAATCTATGTAAAAGATCGGGCCGATATTCATACTACTTATTTCAGTTCGGAACAAGCGGGAACGAATTACCTGCATCCCCGAAAGAATTACGTGAACACGAACCTTTTTGCGGAAGAAACGCAGGATTACCGTTTCCAGTCGTGGTGGCGCACGGCCTCTAACGAGAGTGAGGGCGGGTATGACTTTATCAAGTACGAGGAGATTGCTAAACCTACTCAAGCGGGAGAGTCCGAGTATTTCTATGCTGTTTTCATGTCGTTGATTCGGTTGAGCGAGGTGTATTATATTGCGGCCGAGTGTGAACCCGTGCTGGCAGATAAATATGGTTGGTTGAATAAGATACGGGAACGCCGGGGTTTGAGCACCTTAACCGTGGTTTCGGATGAAGATTTCATGAAGCGTTTGCGTACGGAATATTTGCGGGAGTTCATGGGTGAAGGACAGATATTCTTCATGTACAAACGGTTGTATGCCCATCTCCTCAGCGATGAAAACGGGAATGATGCAAATGCTTATGAAGCCCGGGAAGAGCGTTACGTGTTACCATTACCTTCCGGGGAAATCGCTAATCGTTAA
- the rhuM gene encoding RhuM family protein → MEEHNNISRMQSDFEQIKKQSEDGKEYWTSRELCSAMGYSTYQKFSRILDKAIEIAKSRGMNMNDHFNQTVEMVKLGSNTYRKVENFHLSRMACMIITENADSKKLLVQAARDYFKQQIQTSELIYNHLSSNILIYKTPQNKVHVEVVFNSETFWMSQKKMGELYGVDTRTINYHLQQIYESGELQQETTIRKIGIVQIEGNREVNRPQMFYNLDVIIAVGYRVNSYQATQFRIWATSVLKEYLIKGFVLDDERLKQGKHFGKDYFDDLLERIREIRTSERRYYQKITDIYAECSADYDSKSEITQHFFKMVQNMMHWAVTHQTAAEIIYTRADAEMPHMGLTTWKNAPDGRVQKSDSVIAKNYLSDKEVSQLDRLSNAFLDLAEIRAERHLITTMSDWKNRLDNFLSMNDYEVLQNAGSISTEEAKEKAYAEYDKFKLIQDKEYLSDFDKEIKNWKDRGLFDNENQ, encoded by the coding sequence ATGGAAGAACACAACAATATATCACGAATGCAATCCGACTTTGAGCAAATCAAGAAACAATCAGAGGATGGGAAAGAGTATTGGACTTCAAGAGAATTGTGTTCTGCGATGGGATATAGCACTTACCAAAAATTTAGCCGCATTTTAGACAAAGCTATTGAAATAGCAAAAAGTAGAGGCATGAATATGAACGACCATTTTAACCAAACGGTTGAAATGGTTAAGCTGGGATCGAATACTTATAGAAAAGTAGAAAACTTTCATCTATCACGCATGGCTTGCATGATAATTACAGAAAATGCAGATTCTAAAAAACTTTTAGTACAGGCTGCAAGAGACTATTTTAAACAACAAATACAGACGTCTGAACTAATTTATAATCATTTATCTTCCAATATATTAATATATAAAACTCCACAAAACAAAGTTCATGTTGAAGTTGTATTCAATAGTGAAACTTTTTGGATGTCTCAAAAAAAGATGGGAGAACTCTATGGAGTAGATACTCGAACCATAAATTACCATTTACAACAAATATATGAATCGGGAGAACTTCAACAAGAAACAACTATCCGAAAAATTGGGATAGTTCAAATCGAGGGAAATCGAGAAGTCAACCGTCCACAAATGTTCTATAACCTTGATGTCATCATCGCCGTTGGCTACCGAGTGAACAGCTATCAAGCCACACAATTTCGTATTTGGGCAACCAGTGTATTAAAGGAATATCTGATAAAAGGCTTTGTTTTAGATGACGAGCGTTTAAAACAAGGAAAGCATTTTGGTAAAGATTATTTTGATGACTTATTAGAACGAATCAGGGAAATAAGAACTTCAGAACGCAGGTATTACCAAAAAATAACTGATATTTATGCAGAATGTAGTGCTGACTATGACTCAAAATCAGAAATAACTCAACACTTTTTCAAAATGGTACAGAATATGATGCATTGGGCCGTAACTCACCAGACCGCCGCTGAAATAATCTACACAAGAGCTGATGCTGAAATGCCTCATATGGGACTAACAACTTGGAAGAACGCTCCAGACGGACGAGTACAAAAATCCGATTCTGTTATTGCTAAAAATTATCTATCCGATAAAGAAGTATCGCAACTAGACCGTCTATCAAACGCATTTCTTGACCTGGCTGAAATACGAGCAGAACGCCACCTAATAACTACAATGTCTGACTGGAAAAATCGTTTAGACAATTTCCTTTCGATGAATGATTATGAAGTATTACAAAATGCAGGAAGTATATCAACAGAAGAAGCCAAGGAAAAAGCATACGCTGAATACGACAAATTCAAATTAATACAAGACAAAGAATATCTTTCTGATTTTGATAAAGAAATAAAGAATTGGAAGGACAGAGGGCTATTTGATAACGAAAATCAATGA
- a CDS encoding DUF4843 domain-containing protein produces the protein MKWKMILFVLSLNIAFSACEKKDISVFSTDDTGIYFQMIKGYYGTNTEVYIDSLDFSFASVQASVKDVILNATVRTMGKVADHDRPFKVVVDKEGTTAIEGVHYEIDVDTVVVPAGESKADINVRFFRTDDLMEKSVRLALRLEDNEYFKCYFPEYKNMNAYTATGVQIHGDSFSFTLSEMYTIPWYWRAIIETDYFGEWTPKKFVLINTVCGFTMSDWNSAGGTGAKIIYGRCGFFATMVQKYLQEQADAGTPVLDSDGKYMQLHPDYAVDYSRYE, from the coding sequence ATGAAATGGAAAATGATATTGTTTGTTTTAAGCTTGAATATTGCTTTTAGTGCTTGTGAAAAGAAAGATATTTCGGTATTCTCCACGGATGATACCGGGATCTATTTTCAAATGATAAAAGGGTATTACGGGACGAACACGGAAGTGTATATTGATTCACTGGACTTTTCTTTCGCTTCGGTTCAGGCTTCTGTAAAAGACGTGATTCTTAACGCCACGGTTCGGACGATGGGGAAGGTGGCCGATCATGACCGTCCTTTCAAAGTGGTCGTGGATAAAGAGGGGACGACTGCCATAGAGGGAGTGCATTACGAGATTGACGTGGACACGGTGGTGGTTCCCGCCGGGGAAAGTAAGGCGGATATCAACGTGCGTTTCTTCCGGACAGATGATTTAATGGAAAAATCGGTCCGTCTGGCTCTTCGTTTGGAAGATAACGAGTATTTCAAGTGTTATTTCCCGGAGTATAAGAACATGAATGCCTACACGGCCACGGGAGTGCAGATTCACGGGGATTCATTCTCTTTCACGTTGAGTGAAATGTACACGATTCCTTGGTATTGGAGAGCTATTATTGAAACTGATTATTTCGGAGAGTGGACGCCTAAAAAGTTCGTGCTTATCAATACGGTTTGTGGTTTTACCATGTCAGATTGGAATAGTGCAGGAGGAACCGGGGCCAAAATAATATACGGGCGTTGTGGTTTTTTCGCGACGATGGTTCAAAAGTATTTGCAGGAACAGGCGGATGCCGGAACTCCGGTACTGGACTCGGATGGGAAATATATGCAGCTTCACCCGGATTACGCGGTGGATTATTCCCGGTATGAATAA
- a CDS encoding PKD-like family lipoprotein, translated as MKINRMILFLFGVSLCGCFDDKGNYDYRDMADITIENVPEVIEVLGNSDRIIVTPKVISSLDGEVKEDNGNFEFSYKIEKKSGGTMVAGQKWVDLNPSKTLNLDTLAAFAADTYVGWFAVTDKRSGVQTSTTFDIKVSSPTYEGWMVLCNEGEQERVRMDMISVISAERVIPAYNVLAPLGFPEVKHARGIGFYPTRLANPDDVIYVMSEEGTYKLNKETFKTDESWNMNNVDFIIPPADEHVVYYNTVNSSNASAALACLCVTDAGNAYAQVLSTPGAAFEKPINTSARGEAPTYRVAPYIGVSMARPGNGKAAIFYDVDNQRFMGWKQGYVDFLMQVLNPIRDKDGALFTFKTGMDLVYMESTRYSNGLVYAILQDAVGKRCIYGINMSGNGYVPESKYEDLNAPDFDKATLFAFHSQFPYMFYAVGNKIYLHNLGTNTTYPVNNIALGENETVTMLKFNLYRQCSLKDLNNQSEEFMARQYELMVGSYNAAAPDNNGGRLGFYPVDGVNNSVTKRIEYSGFAKIRDVVYRERR; from the coding sequence ATGAAAATAAATCGTATGATACTGTTTTTGTTTGGTGTTTCTCTTTGTGGCTGTTTTGACGATAAGGGAAACTATGATTACCGTGATATGGCGGATATAACGATAGAGAATGTCCCGGAGGTGATCGAGGTGTTGGGGAATTCCGATCGTATCATTGTGACCCCGAAAGTGATCTCTTCTTTGGATGGAGAGGTGAAGGAGGATAATGGCAATTTCGAGTTCTCGTATAAGATCGAGAAGAAATCCGGGGGAACGATGGTTGCCGGGCAGAAGTGGGTGGATTTGAATCCTTCGAAAACCTTAAATTTGGACACGCTGGCGGCTTTTGCGGCCGATACGTATGTCGGGTGGTTTGCCGTGACAGACAAGCGTTCGGGGGTACAGACGTCGACCACTTTTGATATTAAAGTGTCTTCCCCGACTTACGAGGGATGGATGGTGTTGTGTAACGAGGGTGAACAGGAACGGGTGCGTATGGATATGATTTCGGTGATCTCTGCGGAACGGGTTATTCCGGCTTACAATGTGTTGGCACCCTTGGGATTCCCGGAGGTGAAACACGCGAGAGGGATCGGTTTCTATCCAACCCGACTGGCGAATCCGGATGACGTGATCTACGTGATGTCGGAAGAGGGAACGTATAAATTGAACAAGGAAACGTTCAAGACAGATGAATCTTGGAATATGAATAACGTGGATTTCATTATTCCTCCGGCCGATGAGCATGTCGTGTATTATAACACGGTGAATAGTAGTAATGCCTCGGCTGCATTGGCCTGTCTTTGCGTAACGGATGCCGGAAATGCCTACGCGCAGGTATTGAGTACCCCCGGGGCTGCTTTCGAGAAACCGATCAATACTTCCGCCCGGGGAGAAGCACCGACTTACCGGGTTGCCCCGTATATCGGGGTGAGCATGGCTCGTCCCGGAAATGGGAAAGCGGCTATTTTTTATGATGTGGATAACCAGCGTTTTATGGGATGGAAACAAGGATATGTAGATTTTTTGATGCAGGTATTGAATCCTATCCGGGATAAGGATGGGGCTTTGTTTACATTTAAAACGGGAATGGATTTGGTGTACATGGAGAGTACCCGTTATTCCAACGGATTGGTATACGCAATCTTACAGGATGCTGTGGGGAAACGTTGTATTTACGGTATCAATATGTCTGGTAACGGGTATGTTCCGGAATCGAAGTACGAGGATTTGAATGCTCCCGATTTTGATAAGGCGACGCTCTTTGCATTCCATTCTCAATTCCCTTATATGTTCTATGCAGTGGGAAATAAGATATATCTGCATAACTTGGGAACAAACACGACTTACCCGGTGAATAATATTGCTTTAGGGGAAAACGAGACGGTTACGATGCTGAAATTTAACCTGTACAGGCAATGTTCATTGAAAGATCTGAACAACCAGTCGGAGGAATTTATGGCCCGGCAGTATGAACTGATGGTAGGCTCTTATAATGCTGCGGCTCCGGATAACAATGGTGGTAGATTGGGATTTTACCCGGTGGATGGGGTGAATAACAGCGTGACGAAAAGGATCGAGTATAGCGGTTTTGCGAAGATTCGGGATGTGGTGTATCGTGAACGACGGTAA
- a CDS encoding SusC/RagA family TonB-linked outer membrane protein → MKKTYDRKVFKRKLLSDRRTVTVTIRLCMILLLSFPLLTRAGTVDSTRVASREVRGKVVDEKKLPIPGVSVRLGGTSMGTATDVDGKFKLLIPADTATLVVSFIGMKTEIVKIPRLKVGAEQKELTIVLREEDVKLEDVVVTGIFTRKKESFTGSAATYSAAELKTMGTQNVLQSLKTLDPAFAIIEDNQFGSDPNRLPNMEIRGKSSMLGLRDELDADPNQPLFILDGFESTLAAINDLDINRVASITILKDAASTAIYGSKAANGVIVVETVKPEAGKLQVSYTGNMNLSMPDLSSYNLMNSREKLEFERLAGRYDPTTWSTTNEVELTRLYNEKLKGIESGVNTYWLAEPLRVGVNQKHSLYVQGGEGNFLFGLGAGYNGISGVMEKSERDVVSGNIDLIYRMSKFQFSNKFSLTSTHFKNPIVAFSAYAAANPYYKKYNDEGTVDKWLEYNDYFKASNPLWNASQNSRDKGSNLLLSNYFMAEYFPTTEWRVRARLGLTYGNDDTEKFYSRNDTRYENVETTKKGEFHSNNVRTNQVEAELSVTYAKVLGKHRINLVAGGNISSNKSLTQGYSAVGFPDGDFSYPSFSNGYPEYGTPAYYESVSRSVNGYFNAGYSFDDRYLMDFSLRTSGSSVFGTSRRYNTTWSVGLGWNLHKEKFIMDHVAWINILKLRASIGNPGNQSFDSAQSLLTYSFQFGSMNYFGIGAELSQIGNPDLEWQITVDKNIGLDVTLFNKRFSLTADYYYKVTDPLLIKVSTPLSSGTSTYMTNAGEQVSQGLTASVSYYIFQNFEKRFSWMVRANVRTQKTRIDKIGNKLSTLNASGKGENTVRYYDGADPDDIWAVRSAGIDPSNGKELFYAKDGSYTYDFSYDDEVICGNTRPDVEGVIGSSLNWKGFSVSLNFRYQMGADVFNEALYNKVENISRNDLNKNQDKRALYERWQEVGDIVHFKDIASAETTPMSSRFVQEENVLTLESIYVGYEFYDGWIKKIGLSSLKIQASMRDVFRASTIRSERGIAYPFARSMEAGLSFNF, encoded by the coding sequence ATGAAAAAAACTTATGACAGGAAAGTTTTTAAGCGAAAGTTACTGTCGGACCGAAGGACGGTAACCGTGACAATCCGGTTATGTATGATTTTATTGTTGAGCTTCCCGCTATTGACGAGGGCCGGAACGGTGGATTCCACCCGTGTGGCGAGCCGGGAAGTGAGGGGAAAAGTGGTGGACGAGAAGAAGCTACCGATACCAGGAGTCTCGGTACGTTTGGGGGGAACGTCGATGGGAACGGCCACGGACGTGGACGGGAAATTCAAGTTGTTGATCCCGGCTGACACGGCCACGCTGGTAGTTTCCTTTATCGGGATGAAGACCGAGATCGTGAAGATTCCCCGGTTGAAGGTGGGGGCGGAACAAAAGGAGTTGACGATCGTGCTGCGGGAAGAGGACGTGAAACTGGAAGACGTGGTGGTGACGGGTATCTTCACTCGTAAGAAGGAAAGTTTCACGGGATCGGCTGCCACTTACTCGGCTGCCGAGTTGAAAACGATGGGTACGCAGAATGTCCTGCAAAGCTTGAAGACTTTGGACCCGGCTTTCGCCATTATCGAGGATAACCAGTTCGGTTCTGACCCGAACCGCTTGCCGAACATGGAAATCCGGGGGAAGTCGAGCATGTTGGGATTACGGGACGAGCTGGATGCCGACCCGAACCAGCCGTTGTTTATCCTGGATGGTTTCGAGTCAACGTTGGCAGCGATTAATGATCTGGATATAAACCGGGTGGCGTCGATCACGATCTTGAAAGACGCGGCCTCCACGGCAATTTACGGTTCAAAGGCGGCTAACGGGGTGATCGTGGTGGAAACGGTGAAACCGGAAGCGGGGAAGTTACAGGTGAGCTATACCGGAAATATGAATCTCTCGATGCCCGATTTATCGAGTTATAACTTGATGAATTCAAGGGAAAAACTGGAATTTGAACGATTGGCAGGAAGGTACGACCCTACGACTTGGTCCACGACGAACGAGGTGGAATTGACCCGTTTGTATAACGAGAAATTGAAGGGAATCGAAAGCGGTGTAAACACGTACTGGTTGGCAGAACCTTTACGTGTGGGAGTGAACCAGAAACATTCACTCTACGTGCAGGGAGGTGAAGGGAATTTCCTGTTCGGTTTAGGAGCGGGGTATAACGGGATTTCCGGGGTGATGGAAAAGTCGGAGCGGGATGTGGTCAGTGGCAATATCGACTTGATTTACCGGATGTCGAAATTCCAGTTCTCGAACAAATTCTCGTTGACCTCAACTCATTTCAAGAACCCGATCGTGGCATTCAGCGCGTATGCTGCTGCGAATCCTTATTACAAGAAATATAATGACGAGGGAACGGTGGATAAATGGTTGGAATATAATGATTACTTCAAAGCTTCGAACCCGCTGTGGAACGCGAGCCAAAATAGTCGGGATAAGGGGAGTAATCTCTTGTTGAGCAATTATTTCATGGCGGAATATTTCCCCACAACTGAATGGCGGGTACGTGCCCGGTTGGGATTGACTTACGGGAATGATGACACGGAGAAGTTTTATTCCCGGAATGACACCCGATATGAGAACGTGGAAACTACTAAAAAGGGAGAGTTTCATTCAAATAACGTCCGAACAAATCAGGTTGAGGCGGAGTTAAGTGTCACGTATGCGAAAGTACTGGGAAAACACCGGATTAATTTGGTTGCCGGGGGAAATATTTCCAGCAATAAATCGCTTACACAGGGGTATTCTGCGGTAGGATTCCCGGATGGAGATTTTTCTTACCCCTCTTTTTCGAACGGTTACCCGGAATACGGGACTCCTGCATATTACGAGTCGGTTTCCCGTTCCGTGAACGGTTATTTCAATGCGGGGTATTCTTTTGACGATCGTTACTTGATGGATTTCAGTTTGCGGACGAGTGGTTCATCGGTTTTCGGTACTTCCCGGAGATACAACACGACGTGGTCGGTCGGGTTGGGCTGGAACTTGCACAAGGAGAAGTTTATCATGGATCACGTGGCATGGATTAATATATTGAAACTGCGGGCCTCGATAGGAAATCCGGGGAACCAGAGTTTTGACTCCGCGCAATCCTTGTTGACTTACTCGTTCCAGTTTGGCTCCATGAACTATTTCGGAATTGGGGCGGAATTGTCGCAGATCGGAAACCCCGATTTGGAATGGCAGATCACGGTGGATAAGAATATCGGTTTGGACGTGACGCTGTTTAATAAACGCTTTTCGTTGACGGCGGATTACTATTACAAGGTGACCGACCCGTTGTTGATCAAGGTAAGTACACCGCTTTCTTCCGGGACATCTACTTACATGACTAACGCGGGAGAACAGGTGTCACAGGGATTGACGGCATCGGTATCCTATTATATTTTCCAGAATTTCGAAAAGCGTTTCTCGTGGATGGTGCGGGCGAACGTGCGAACTCAGAAAACCCGGATTGACAAGATCGGGAACAAGCTCTCCACGTTGAACGCCAGTGGAAAGGGAGAAAACACGGTGAGGTATTATGATGGGGCAGACCCGGATGACATTTGGGCGGTAAGGTCCGCAGGGATTGATCCTTCGAACGGGAAGGAATTGTTCTATGCCAAGGACGGGAGTTACACGTACGATTTCTCGTATGATGACGAGGTGATTTGCGGGAATACCCGTCCGGACGTGGAGGGTGTAATCGGTTCATCGTTGAACTGGAAAGGATTCTCCGTGAGTTTGAATTTCCGTTACCAGATGGGGGCGGACGTGTTTAACGAGGCTCTTTATAACAAGGTGGAAAATATTTCGAGAAATGATCTGAATAAGAATCAGGATAAGCGGGCGTTGTACGAGCGTTGGCAGGAAGTGGGGGATATCGTGCATTTCAAGGATATTGCCAGTGCGGAGACGACCCCGATGTCTTCCCGTTTCGTGCAGGAAGAGAACGTGTTAACCTTGGAATCCATTTACGTGGGATACGAGTTCTATGACGGATGGATCAAAAAAATAGGGTTAAGTAGTTTGAAGATTCAAGCATCCATGCGTGACGTGTTCCGGGCATCGACGATTCGGTCCGAGCGAGGAATTGCCTATCCTTTTGCCCGGAGTATGGAGGCAGGGCTTTCGTTTAATTTTTAA
- a CDS encoding MATE family efflux transporter produces the protein MKELDLTQGRVPKVLLQFAVPFLIANVLQALYGGADLFVVGQYDDAASVAAVAIGSQVMQTITGIILGLTTGTTVLIAIATGARDDRQVASTIGSSIWLFALLGISLTLVMTLSHGAIASLMHTPVEAMRDTKHYILICSIGIPFIMGYNVICGILRGLGDSKTPLYFVGLACVINIVLDFILVGYCGMRAAGAAIATISSQGISFATALWFLYRKGFRFEFSRHDIRLDRILSKKIVTLGAPIALQDALINVSFLLITVIVNQMGVIASASLGVVEKIIVFAMLPPMAISSAVATMTAQNYGAKLISRMNRCLYSGIGMALVFGLSVCIYSQFLPETLTGIFTNDPAVVAVAAEYLRGYSIDCVLVSFVFCINSYFSGQGNSVFPMIHSLIATFLVRIPLSYLFSLIDPSSLFIMGFAPPISTFVSLLICIWYMRYTRNKNRMVVNVATSC, from the coding sequence ATGAAAGAGTTGGATTTGACACAAGGCCGGGTGCCAAAGGTATTACTTCAGTTTGCAGTCCCGTTTTTAATTGCGAATGTTCTTCAAGCGTTATATGGTGGTGCGGATTTATTTGTCGTGGGACAATATGATGATGCGGCCAGCGTTGCCGCAGTTGCTATTGGTAGTCAGGTGATGCAGACCATCACGGGAATCATTCTTGGGCTCACGACGGGGACGACGGTGTTGATTGCTATTGCCACGGGAGCGAGGGACGATCGACAGGTGGCCTCAACAATCGGTTCATCTATTTGGTTGTTTGCCTTGTTGGGTATATCGCTTACATTGGTTATGACTCTGAGTCATGGAGCGATAGCTTCGCTAATGCATACACCCGTGGAAGCGATGCGTGACACGAAACATTACATTTTGATCTGTTCCATTGGAATTCCTTTCATCATGGGCTATAACGTCATTTGTGGTATTCTCCGCGGACTGGGCGATTCCAAAACTCCCCTCTATTTCGTGGGATTAGCCTGCGTGATTAATATCGTGCTTGATTTCATCCTGGTCGGGTATTGCGGTATGCGGGCGGCGGGGGCTGCCATAGCGACCATCTCGTCACAGGGAATCAGTTTCGCCACGGCGTTATGGTTCCTCTACCGGAAAGGCTTTCGTTTCGAGTTCTCGAGACATGATATTCGCTTGGATCGTATTCTTTCGAAAAAGATCGTGACCTTGGGGGCTCCCATTGCTTTGCAAGATGCTTTGATTAATGTCTCCTTTCTCTTGATCACTGTAATCGTGAACCAGATGGGAGTGATTGCGTCGGCCTCTTTAGGCGTTGTTGAGAAAATCATTGTATTTGCCATGTTGCCCCCGATGGCCATATCCTCGGCGGTAGCTACGATGACGGCACAGAATTACGGGGCAAAATTAATTTCTCGTATGAATCGTTGTCTTTATTCGGGTATCGGGATGGCATTGGTCTTCGGGCTATCAGTTTGCATATACTCGCAATTCCTGCCGGAAACCTTGACGGGAATATTCACGAACGATCCGGCGGTTGTTGCCGTGGCGGCGGAATATTTGCGCGGTTATAGTATTGACTGTGTGCTGGTGAGTTTCGTGTTCTGTATCAATTCCTACTTCAGCGGACAAGGAAATTCCGTGTTCCCGATGATTCACAGCCTGATTGCCACCTTTTTGGTGCGAATACCACTTTCGTATCTGTTCAGTCTGATCGACCCCTCTTCCTTGTTTATCATGGGATTCGCCCCGCCCATCTCGACTTTCGTGTCCTTGCTGATTTGCATTTGGTATATGCGATACACCCGGAACAAAAATCGAATGGTAGTAAACGTGGCGACTTCGTGTTAA
- a CDS encoding ABC transporter permease, translating to MLRYLIEKEFKQLKRNSFLPRLILMFPVMMMLVMPWAATLEIEDLRIAIIDNDHSPSSQRLVHQIEASRYFQLTETPATYKEGMVAIEKDEADIILEIPRGFEKEQANGRPASTLVAVNAVNGTKGSLGSSYLSQILSPQSISTSVRYQFNPHLNYKVFMVPALMTMVLVMLCGFLPALNVVGEKEVGTIEQINVTPVSRFAFTLSKLIPYWLIGFLVLNLCIGLAWLIYGIVPVGSLFTIYLATLVFILVVSGLGLIISNHSATMQQAMFVMWFCMLIFILMSGLFTPISSMPTWAQCITYANPLRYFMEIMRMVYLKGSGIGDIMSQLCTLGAFATGLYCWAIYSYRKQQ from the coding sequence ATATTACGTTATCTGATCGAAAAAGAATTCAAACAGTTAAAACGCAACAGTTTTCTACCCCGTCTTATCCTGATGTTTCCCGTTATGATGATGCTCGTCATGCCTTGGGCAGCTACGCTGGAAATTGAAGACCTGCGCATTGCTATTATAGACAACGACCACAGCCCCTCATCTCAAAGGCTGGTTCACCAAATCGAAGCATCACGCTATTTCCAGTTAACCGAAACCCCGGCAACCTATAAAGAGGGTATGGTTGCTATTGAAAAAGATGAGGCCGACATTATCCTGGAGATTCCGAGGGGGTTTGAGAAGGAACAAGCCAACGGACGCCCGGCATCAACACTCGTGGCAGTCAATGCCGTCAACGGGACCAAAGGCAGTTTGGGGAGTTCTTACCTCTCTCAGATATTGTCACCTCAAAGCATATCGACTTCCGTAAGATACCAGTTTAACCCGCATCTGAACTATAAAGTATTCATGGTTCCGGCACTCATGACCATGGTGCTAGTCATGCTCTGCGGCTTCCTTCCCGCCTTGAACGTGGTGGGAGAAAAGGAAGTCGGCACGATCGAGCAGATTAACGTGACTCCCGTCAGCCGTTTCGCATTCACGCTGTCCAAACTCATTCCCTATTGGCTGATCGGGTTTCTCGTGCTTAACTTGTGTATCGGTTTGGCCTGGCTTATATATGGGATTGTTCCCGTCGGTAGTCTGTTCACCATCTATCTGGCAACACTGGTTTTCATTCTCGTTGTTTCGGGATTGGGGTTGATCATCTCTAACCATTCGGCCACCATGCAGCAAGCCATGTTTGTCATGTGGTTCTGTATGCTGATTTTTATCTTGATGAGCGGTTTGTTCACCCCCATCAGTAGTATGCCAACGTGGGCGCAATGCATCACTTATGCCAATCCTCTACGCTATTTCATGGAAATCATGCGTATGGTTTACCTGAAAGGAAGCGGCATCGGTGACATCATGTCCCAACTTTGCACGCTGGGAGCATTTGCCACCGGGTTATATTGCTGGGCGATTTATAGTTACAGGAAACAACAATAG